Proteins from a genomic interval of Niabella soli DSM 19437:
- a CDS encoding LacI family DNA-binding transcriptional regulator yields the protein MAANIKSGLKEVARSAGVSIATVSRVINGETVVKEATRLAVNSAIKKLGYRPNRAAQRLRSTHRSRKLIGLLIPDIQNPYYIDIISGIESYASAHGATIIIGNFSQDAQRERIYIDTLRSESVDGCIVATTPRTEKYVEGLIRDGFPVVCIDRGLKNLKSDVVKSDNETGAFAATEHLIKLGHKRIAHIAGDLQIPTSHERIAGYKAAHQQYKLRVDEGLIISKHSNYESGVELALQVLKMKKRPTAIFTGNNLLTLGVLEVLHGHAIKIPQEIAMVGFDDVYWANSLNPAVTAVKQFGYEIGHQAIELLFKRIEEPQRPPVSHIVNTQLMVRKSCGTGS from the coding sequence ATGGCCGCTAATATCAAGTCAGGTTTAAAAGAAGTGGCGCGTAGCGCAGGCGTTTCTATCGCAACGGTTTCCCGGGTGATTAACGGGGAAACGGTTGTAAAGGAAGCAACCCGCCTTGCGGTGAACAGCGCCATCAAAAAACTGGGCTACCGGCCGAACCGGGCTGCGCAACGACTCCGCAGTACACACCGGTCCCGGAAGCTCATTGGCCTGCTGATACCGGATATTCAGAACCCTTATTATATCGATATTATCAGCGGGATCGAGTCCTATGCATCGGCCCATGGGGCCACCATTATTATCGGAAACTTTTCCCAGGATGCCCAAAGAGAAAGGATCTATATAGATACTTTAAGAAGTGAATCGGTGGACGGCTGCATCGTGGCAACCACACCCCGCACAGAAAAATATGTTGAAGGCCTGATCCGGGATGGGTTTCCCGTTGTCTGTATCGATCGCGGGTTAAAAAATCTCAAAAGCGATGTAGTCAAATCTGATAATGAAACGGGCGCTTTTGCCGCAACCGAGCATCTTATTAAACTGGGACATAAGCGGATTGCCCATATTGCCGGGGACCTGCAGATCCCTACTTCGCATGAGCGCATTGCAGGATATAAGGCCGCGCATCAGCAATATAAATTGCGGGTAGATGAAGGGCTGATCATCAGCAAACATTCCAATTACGAAAGCGGCGTGGAACTGGCGCTCCAGGTATTAAAAATGAAAAAAAGACCCACCGCCATTTTTACGGGGAACAATCTCCTTACACTTGGGGTGCTGGAGGTATTGCATGGCCATGCCATTAAAATACCGCAAGAGATTGCAATGGTAGGTTTTGATGACGTGTATTGGGCCAATTCCTTAAACCCCGCCGTTACTGCTGTTAAACAGTTCGGATATGAAATTGGCCACCAGGCCATTGAATTATTGTTTAAAAGAATTGAGGAGCCACAGCGTCCGCCGGTGAGTCATATTGTAAATACACAGTTAATGGTTCGCAAATCCTGCGGAACGGGAAGTTGA